Proteins co-encoded in one Nicotiana sylvestris chromosome 7, ASM39365v2, whole genome shotgun sequence genomic window:
- the LOC104223975 gene encoding LOW QUALITY PROTEIN: uncharacterized protein (The sequence of the model RefSeq protein was modified relative to this genomic sequence to represent the inferred CDS: substituted 1 base at 1 genomic stop codon) yields the protein MKFTDSPVIDLQVLNSQLSFHQDNGSMHVGTSVWPCSLVLVKFAERWHPQTCAVTPNPYSDILNFQNKRGIELGAGCGVAAMGLFLLGLNNVVITDIAPVMPALKHNLKKNKPVLNKSLKTAQLNWSNQDQIKSLNPPLDVVVATDVVYLEETVGPLLSTMEALLGENGVVLLGYQLRSPEAHKKFWELSGDMFDIEKVPHEHLHPEYAYEETDVYIFRKKKKQXDSSSNLRCLDR from the coding sequence ATGAAGTTCACAGACTCGCCAGTGATCGATCTTCAAGTGCTAAATTCTCAGCTATCTTTCCACCAAGACAATGGATCCATGCACGTAGGTACCAGCGTATGGCCCTGTTCACTTGTCCTCGTCAAATTCGCCGAACGTTGGCATCCTCAAACATGCGCCGTTACTCCGAATCCCTATTCCGACATCCTTAACTTCCAAAACAAACGCGGAATCGAACTCGGCGCCGGTTGTGGAGTAGCCGCCATGGGCCTCTTCTTGCTGGGACTGAACAACGTCGTTATCACTGATATCGCTCCTGTTATGCCGGCCCTAAAACACAACCTTAAGAAAAACAAGCCCGTTTTGAATAAATCTTTGAAAACGGCTCAGTTGAATTGGTCCAATCAAGACCAGATAAAATCTCTTAACCCACCGCTTGATGTCGTTGTTgctaccgatgtggtgtacttgGAGGAGACGGTGGGTCCATTGCTCTCGACTATGGAAGCTTTGCTGGGAGAGAACGGCGTCGTTTTGTTGGGTTACCAGCTGAGATCTCCTGAAGCGCATAAGAAGTTCTGGGAGCTTAGCGGAGACATGTTTGATATCGAGAAGGTTCCACACGAGCATTTACATCCGGAGTACGCGTACGAGGAGACCGACgtttatattttcagaaagaagaagaaacaatAGGACTCTTCGTCGAATTTGCGTTGTCTTGACAGGTGA